Proteins encoded in a region of the Pseudomonas viciae genome:
- a CDS encoding zinc-dependent alcohol dehydrogenase family protein: protein MSRTIRFHKFGGAEVLKCEEHAAALPAPGEVQVRVEAIGISWYDTLWRQNLASSQARLPSGLGHEMAGVVTAVGDGVDDLAVGDKVASFPAESPNDYPVYGEVIVLPRTALTRYPDVLSPIEAAVHYTPLLIAYFAYMDLARVKPGQFALVTDASHCAGPSFVQLGKALGVRVIAATKTADEREYLLSLGAEKVIVTEEQDLLMQINKLTDNRGVDVVFDGLGGPQMSLLGDVLAPRGSLVLYGLQGGNQTPFPACAAFQKNIQFFVHCIGNFTGKPELGIVQDQVALQRALRDINQLTADRVLLPLKTRVFPFAEFVEAHRYMGECPCRERVALQVVDPA, encoded by the coding sequence ATGTCCCGCACGATCCGTTTTCACAAGTTTGGCGGTGCCGAGGTGCTCAAATGCGAAGAGCATGCGGCGGCTCTTCCTGCTCCAGGAGAAGTGCAGGTCCGTGTCGAGGCGATCGGCATCAGTTGGTATGACACCTTGTGGCGCCAGAACCTGGCGTCGTCCCAGGCTCGCCTGCCTTCTGGCCTGGGCCATGAAATGGCCGGCGTGGTCACTGCCGTCGGCGACGGTGTCGATGATCTGGCCGTGGGCGACAAGGTCGCCAGTTTTCCTGCCGAGAGCCCGAACGATTATCCCGTGTACGGTGAAGTCATCGTGCTGCCGCGCACCGCGCTGACCCGTTATCCCGACGTGCTCAGTCCGATCGAAGCGGCGGTGCACTACACGCCGCTGTTGATCGCATATTTCGCCTACATGGACCTGGCGCGGGTCAAACCCGGGCAGTTTGCCCTGGTGACCGATGCCAGCCATTGCGCCGGCCCTTCCTTCGTGCAACTGGGCAAGGCCCTGGGTGTGCGGGTGATTGCCGCCACCAAGACGGCTGACGAGCGTGAATACTTGCTGTCGCTGGGCGCTGAGAAAGTCATCGTCACCGAAGAGCAGGACTTGCTGATGCAAATCAACAAGCTCACTGACAACCGTGGCGTCGACGTGGTGTTCGACGGCCTTGGCGGGCCGCAGATGTCGCTGCTTGGCGATGTGTTGGCGCCGCGAGGCAGCCTGGTCTTGTATGGCCTGCAGGGCGGCAACCAGACACCGTTTCCGGCTTGTGCGGCGTTCCAGAAGAACATTCAGTTCTTTGTGCACTGCATCGGCAATTTCACCGGCAAGCCGGAACTGGGTATCGTCCAGGACCAGGTGGCTTTGCAGCGGGCACTGCGTGATATCAATCAACTGACCGCCGACCGCGTGCTGCTGCCTCTCAAGACTCGGGTATTTCCATTCGCCGAGTTTGTCGAGGCTCACCGCTACATGGGCGAATGCCCTTGCCGTGAACGCGTTGCCCTCCAGGTAGTCGATCCTGCCTGA
- a CDS encoding DEAD/DEAH box helicase: MRDTGWGGLKPEQVANWINFDAGNEAWQYSPNDISMPTRQIEGVAGLWNKLSMHNVALLADEVGMGKTFQALGVIALLWKLKPDAKVLVMAPREDICHQWAREYAAFLRDHYKGGTHLTCDGPEKSPLHEAQIHKRLHDLSDAVAQGSGQFYFTTIHSLSNLVEREDKQSGDVSVKAQEEAGRIHRALKSSLGNKGFDLVVVDEAHYFRNADGSSQRAKAARKFFGEVGGRLGQKVLLLTATPSHSSLRDIASILGYFIDPSPDGPQPAPDELLAKYALRRLRLMQGAEGYRNKYNYRHEKTLPASFLDNPEAEMFFALYQKKLVQQLGQRGSGRRFLYGYLEGFESVGTQPGTAASATVSLEQEHSAQAFSGAPDTGILTQLTQLHREYFKSHPDHPKYDTLMIECQPEDVFDTRMPLHEHKHLVFVRRIASVREITQRMNAASDLMLARRIVQAWHPGDPKKLVEGWRKKNWSRAFFIRYVSQQVAEESGYHDFLQDEDLTEVRDGLGGDEKLASHIADLFVVKKQSKDRTTDCSNFSLRLRKPESLFSLLLEPASDYRCGGYTGYDRKRVGERDRDDYGGAALRARLALHEERTRGAGEQYEKTMPTLWGLMYEGLPETTRQRLETWLGLGPQGRAIAENFGNYVKVGFLFASPVIIELYSWFTEFRRKDKGGDVQSRYLGFIKSLRPRLHDSLLRQYFIAALDSFEQICGKITAHGLSDWKKDWRILTSLQSPAWYASSHSGDRRRLILGFNSPFYPNVLVATSVFQEGVNLHLQCSKVHHYGIAWTPGDNEQRVGRVDRLFGRVNRQLQEKGEAELAIHYPYLARSFDQEQLASFVLLKHAVEARMDACRHTSFNDEIDLRHVADDWERYLRKPVKGMNSTDPFPARFGTGSVPLEAYDPSV, from the coding sequence ATGCGTGACACTGGTTGGGGTGGGTTGAAGCCGGAACAGGTCGCGAACTGGATCAACTTCGACGCTGGCAATGAGGCGTGGCAATACTCGCCTAACGACATCTCCATGCCCACCCGGCAAATCGAGGGTGTTGCTGGCTTGTGGAACAAGTTGTCCATGCACAATGTGGCATTGCTGGCCGACGAGGTCGGCATGGGCAAGACGTTCCAGGCATTGGGCGTCATCGCGTTGCTGTGGAAGCTGAAGCCCGACGCCAAGGTGCTGGTCATGGCTCCCCGGGAAGACATATGCCACCAGTGGGCGCGTGAGTATGCCGCGTTCCTGCGCGACCACTACAAGGGCGGTACGCACCTTACCTGCGACGGGCCTGAAAAAAGCCCGCTGCACGAGGCGCAGATTCACAAGCGGCTCCATGATCTGAGTGATGCAGTGGCGCAGGGTAGCGGGCAGTTTTACTTCACCACTATCCATTCGCTCAGCAACTTGGTTGAGCGGGAGGATAAGCAATCGGGTGATGTGTCCGTCAAAGCCCAAGAAGAGGCTGGCAGGATTCACCGTGCGCTCAAGTCATCGTTGGGGAACAAGGGCTTTGACCTGGTCGTGGTGGATGAAGCTCATTATTTCCGTAACGCCGATGGCAGCTCTCAACGCGCCAAGGCCGCACGGAAGTTCTTCGGGGAAGTAGGCGGCCGGCTCGGGCAGAAAGTCTTGTTGCTTACCGCCACGCCTAGCCATTCTTCGCTCCGGGATATAGCCTCCATTCTCGGGTATTTCATCGACCCGTCTCCTGACGGGCCACAACCTGCTCCGGATGAGTTGCTCGCCAAGTATGCATTGCGCCGTTTGCGCCTTATGCAGGGCGCTGAGGGTTACCGCAACAAATACAACTACCGCCATGAAAAGACGCTGCCGGCCAGTTTTCTGGACAATCCTGAGGCCGAGATGTTTTTTGCGTTGTACCAGAAGAAGCTGGTGCAGCAACTAGGCCAGAGGGGTAGCGGCCGCAGATTCCTGTACGGCTACCTCGAAGGGTTCGAATCTGTTGGCACGCAGCCGGGTACCGCAGCCAGCGCGACCGTATCACTGGAACAGGAACACTCTGCACAGGCATTTTCCGGTGCCCCGGATACCGGGATTCTGACTCAGCTCACTCAATTGCACCGTGAGTATTTCAAGAGCCATCCCGATCATCCCAAGTACGACACGCTGATGATCGAGTGCCAGCCTGAGGATGTCTTCGACACTCGTATGCCGTTGCATGAGCACAAGCACCTGGTATTTGTGAGGCGGATTGCTTCGGTGCGGGAGATAACCCAGCGCATGAACGCAGCCAGTGACCTGATGTTGGCGCGGCGTATCGTCCAGGCCTGGCACCCGGGAGATCCGAAGAAGTTGGTGGAGGGGTGGCGGAAGAAGAATTGGTCGCGAGCCTTCTTCATTCGATATGTCTCCCAGCAGGTGGCTGAAGAATCGGGCTACCATGATTTTCTTCAAGATGAAGATCTGACTGAGGTCCGTGATGGCTTGGGTGGCGATGAAAAGCTGGCCTCGCACATTGCTGACTTGTTCGTGGTCAAGAAACAGAGCAAAGACCGGACCACGGACTGCTCGAATTTCAGCTTGCGCTTGCGAAAGCCGGAGAGCCTGTTTTCGTTGTTGCTGGAGCCTGCAAGTGACTACCGCTGCGGCGGATATACCGGATATGACCGCAAGCGCGTGGGCGAGCGGGATCGGGACGATTACGGGGGCGCAGCGTTGCGGGCTCGTCTTGCGCTTCACGAGGAGCGCACGCGGGGAGCGGGTGAACAGTACGAAAAAACGATGCCGACTTTGTGGGGCTTGATGTATGAAGGATTGCCCGAAACTACACGCCAGCGGCTGGAAACGTGGCTGGGTCTTGGGCCGCAGGGCCGAGCTATCGCCGAGAATTTTGGCAATTATGTGAAGGTCGGTTTCCTGTTTGCCAGCCCGGTCATCATTGAACTCTACAGTTGGTTCACCGAGTTTCGTCGTAAGGATAAGGGGGGCGATGTTCAAAGTCGTTACCTGGGATTCATCAAGTCGCTGAGACCACGCCTGCACGATTCGCTGCTTCGGCAGTACTTCATTGCAGCGCTGGATTCCTTCGAGCAGATCTGTGGAAAGATCACCGCCCACGGGCTATCTGACTGGAAGAAGGACTGGCGCATCCTGACCAGCCTGCAAAGCCCTGCGTGGTACGCCAGTAGTCATTCCGGCGATCGCCGACGGTTGATTCTCGGTTTCAACAGCCCGTTTTACCCCAACGTGCTGGTGGCAACTTCGGTCTTCCAGGAGGGGGTGAACCTACACCTTCAATGCAGCAAGGTGCACCATTACGGAATTGCCTGGACACCCGGTGATAACGAGCAGCGTGTAGGGCGTGTGGACAGGCTGTTCGGTCGGGTGAACCGGCAATTGCAAGAGAAGGGCGAGGCTGAGCTCGCGATCCACTATCCCTATCTCGCCCGGTCGTTCGATCAGGAGCAATTGGCTTCATTTGTACTTCTCAAACATGCGGTTGAGGCGCGCATGGATGCCTGTCGACATACGTCGTTCAATGATGAAATCGACCTGCGCCATGTCGCGGATGACTGGGAGCGATACCTGCGAAAGCCAGTGAAGGGGATGAATTCGACGGACCCGTTTCCTGCGCGTTTCGGAACTGGGTCAGTTCCATTGGAGGCCTATGATCCGAGTGTGTGA
- a CDS encoding LysR family transcriptional regulator, producing MNRNDLRRVDLNLLIVFETLMHERSVTRAAEKLFLGQPAISAALSRLRSLFDDPLFVRTGRSMEPSARAVEIFALLSPALDSISTAVSRAAEFDPATSTSVFRIGLSDDAEFALLPMLLKRLRAEAPGIVLVVRRVNYILMPGLLASGEISIGVSYTEDLPANAKRKVLRRSMPKVLRADTAPGRLTLDEFCARPHALVSFAGDLSGFIDEELGKLDRKRHVVLAVPQFNGLSTLLAGTDIIAIVPDYTADALTAAGGVRAEDPPLPVRSFELHMAWRGSQDNDPGERWLRSRIQMFFGDPESL from the coding sequence ATGAATCGTAATGACCTGCGGCGTGTCGACCTGAACCTGTTGATCGTGTTCGAAACACTGATGCATGAACGCAGCGTGACCCGCGCGGCCGAGAAGCTGTTTCTCGGCCAGCCGGCCATCAGCGCCGCGTTGTCGCGCCTGCGCAGCCTGTTCGATGACCCGTTGTTCGTGCGCACCGGCCGCAGCATGGAGCCTTCGGCCCGGGCAGTCGAGATCTTCGCCCTGCTCTCCCCGGCCCTGGACTCGATTTCCACGGCGGTCAGCCGTGCGGCGGAATTCGACCCAGCCACCAGCACCTCGGTGTTCCGCATCGGCTTGTCGGACGACGCCGAGTTCGCCTTGCTGCCGATGCTGCTCAAGCGCCTGCGGGCCGAAGCCCCGGGCATCGTCCTGGTGGTGCGCCGGGTCAACTACATCCTGATGCCGGGCTTGCTGGCGTCCGGTGAGATCTCCATCGGTGTCAGCTACACCGAGGATCTGCCAGCCAACGCCAAGCGCAAAGTCTTGCGGCGCAGCATGCCCAAAGTGCTACGGGCCGACACGGCCCCAGGACGGCTGACCCTGGACGAATTCTGCGCTCGCCCCCATGCACTGGTGTCCTTCGCCGGTGACTTGAGCGGTTTTATCGACGAAGAACTGGGGAAGCTCGATCGCAAGCGCCATGTGGTCTTGGCCGTGCCGCAGTTCAATGGCTTGAGCACGCTGCTGGCGGGCACTGACATCATCGCCATCGTGCCCGACTACACCGCCGACGCCCTGACCGCCGCCGGTGGCGTACGCGCCGAAGACCCACCGCTCCCAGTGCGCAGCTTCGAGCTGCACATGGCTTGGCGCGGGTCCCAGGATAACGATCCGGGCGAGCGCTGGTTGCGTTCGCGGATTCAGATGTTTTTTGGCGACCCTGAGAGTCTTTAG